One genomic region from Tigriopus californicus strain San Diego chromosome 4, Tcal_SD_v2.1, whole genome shotgun sequence encodes:
- the LOC131878862 gene encoding lachesin-like, protein MYQSCVFILCSLVLLEPARLYGAEGIRSRHQHHYQNSLHRSGPQTMELINDPEKEPMFASDLPRNLTVQLGGTAYLPCTVHNLGNKSVSWIRNRDTHILTSDRDVFIVDERFSSLYNPDSSTWTLQIKYVQPRDAGSYECQVSTSPKKMHFFNLAVVVPKVRIIGNKDIHVQAGSEVQLKCVVSQAVEHPSFIVWYHNDKMVVSSGRRFPRYETPTRDSSIGTFTISHVVKSDAGNYTCQPANLHSAKVSLHVVNGELSEPSIQGSGGALSLLIHSELLFCCS, encoded by the exons ATGTATCAATCCTGCGTGTTCATTCTTTGTTCCTTGGTGCTTTTGGAACCTGCCAGACTAT aTGGCGCCGAGGGTATCCGCTCAAGACATCAACATCACTACCAAAACTCATTGCACAGGAGTGGTCCACAAACCATGGAGTTGATCAACGACCCAGAAAAAGAACCCATGTTCGCTTCGGATCTCCCACGCAACCTCACCGTCCAATTGGGAGGGACGGCATACCTCCCTTGTACAGTTCATAATTTGGGGAACAAATCG GTATCTTGGATTCGCAATCGAGATACTCATATTCTTACTTCCGATCGCGATGTTTTCATAGTAGACGAGCGTTTCTCGTCGCTTTATAATCCAGATAGCAGCACGTGGACTTTACAAATCAA ATATGTCCAACCTCGAGATGCTGGGAGTTACGAATGTCAGGTGTCGACGTCGCCCaagaaaatgcactttttcaaCCTGGCTGTTGTGG TTCCCAAAGTCCGCATCATTGGCAATAAAGACATCCACGTCCAAGCTGGAAGCGAGGTCCAATTGAAATGTGTGGTTTCCCAAGCGGTGGAACATCCATCATTTATTGTTTG GTACCACAACGATAAAATGGTGGTGAGTTCAGGGCGTCGATTCCCACGCTATGAAACGCCCACCAGGGACTCCAGTATAGGAACTTTCACCATCTCGCATGTGGTAAAGTCAGACGCCGGAAATTACACGTGTCAACCCGCCAACCTTCATTCGGCCAAGGTGTCGTTACACGTGGTCAATG GAGAACTCTCTGAGCCGAGTATTCAAGGCAGTGGAGGAGCCTTGTCCTTGTTGATTCATTCAGAACTGTTGTTCTGTTGCTCCTGA